Genomic window (Armatimonadota bacterium):
GAGCTGGCTGCTGCCGAAGAACTCCCGGATGGCCGCCACGACCGGCCGGATGTTGATGAGCAGCTGCGGGGTGATCTGCGCCGTGTCCTGGATGGTCATGCGCTCGCGGATGACCCGCTCCATCCGCAGCATGCCGATGCGGAACTGGTTCTGCAGCAGCTCGCCCACCGAGCGCACGCGCCGGTTGCCCAGGTGGTCGATGTCGTCGTCCACGGCCTGGGTCTCGCCCCGGACCAGCCGCACCATGTAGCGGATGATCTCGACGATGTCCTCCTTGGTCAGGGTGCGCTGCTCCAGGGGGTGGTCCAGCCCCAGCTTCTTGTTCAGCTTGTAGCGGCCCACCCGGCCCAGGTCGTAGCGCCGGGGCTCGAAGAAGAGGCTGTGCATCAGCGTGCGCGCGCTCTCCACCGTGGGCGGGTCGCCCGGCCGCAGGCGCTTGTAGATCTCCACCAGGGCGCTGTCCTGGTCGCGGCTGGGGTCCTTGGCCAGGGTGGCCAGGATGACCTCGTCCCCGTCGTACAGCGCGGCGATCTGCTCGTTGGTCTCGTAGCCCACCGCCCGCAGGAGCACGGTGGCGGGGATCTTCCGGGTGCGGTCGATGCGGGTGTAGAGGATCCCGTTGGGGTCGGCCTCCAGCTCCAGCCAGGCCCCGCGGTGGGGGATGACCGTGGCGGTGGGCAGCCGCCCGGTGGGCCCCTCGGTGAAGTTGTAGTAGACGCCGGGGGAGCGGACGAGCTGGCTCACCACCACCCGCTCCGCTCCGTTGATGATGAAGGTCCCCCGCTCGGTCATGAGCGGGAAGTCCCCCATGAAGACCTCCTGCTCCTTGATCTCGCCGGTCTCCCGGATGACCAGGCGGACCTTCACCTTGAGGGCGGCGCTGAAGTTGTAGTCCCGGTCGCGACACTCCTCCTCGGTGTACTTCAGCCGCTCGATCCGGTAGCCGCCGAAGTCCAGGACGGGGTCCCCGGCGAAGACGCTCGGCGGCGGGGTCTTCTTCTGCCCGCTCTCCACGGCGAAGTGGAGCTCCAGGTTCCCCGTGAAGTCCTGGATGGGGGAGACCTCCTCGAAGACCTCGCGGATCCCCTCGCGCAGGAACCACTCGTAGGAGCGGCGCTGGACCTCCACCAGGTCCGGCACGTCGAGGATCTCGGGGATCTTGGCGAAGGACACGCGGGGGCGCCGGCCCCGCCGGACCACCTTGTGCTCGATGCCCAGCCGGCGAGGATTCGTGGGCGTACGCATCGCTCTTCGCTTCGCCTGCGTCTTCACGTCGGCAGACCCACCTCCAGGACGATCGGGCTGGACTGCGGGCGGTTACGCGAGCAGACCGGATACCAGGCCAGGGGCCGCCCCGGGGAGGGAGGGCCGGAAATGGAGAAAGCAAGGCGACCAGAGGTGCCTCGCTTTCGTCCACCACCTGCCGTTGTGCCTCACTTGCCCCCCGCTCGCTCTGCCGGCCCGCGGCCCGGCAGAGCCCCGTCGCTACGGTGCCCCAGGCATTTTCGCAGTAAAAAAGATGCTACCGCCCCGCCCCGGGAGCGTCAAGAGGGGGATACTGGACGGGCGGGGCGACCGAGCGCCCCGCCGTTACTTGATCTCGACCTTGGCGCCTTCCGCTTCCAGCTTCGCCTTGATCTGCTCGGCCTCCTGCCGGCTGACCTTCTCTTTCACCGGCCGGGGAGCGTTGTCCACCAGGTCCTTGGCCTCCTTCAGGCCCAGCCCGGTGAGCTCCCGGACGACCTTGATCACCTGGATCTTCTTCTCGCCCACGCTGGCGAGGATCACGTCGAACTCGGTCTGCTCCTCGGCCGGCGGCGCCGCCGCGGCGGGGGCGCCCGCCGGGGCCGGACCCGCGGCCACGGCCACCGGGGCGGCCGCGCTCACCCCGAAGCGCTCCTCCAGCGCCTTCACCAGTTCGGCGAGCTCGAGGACCGTCAGGTTCTCGATCGCCGCCACGATCTCGTCCTTCGAGAGCTTCACCTGGGTTGCCATCGCCTGCCTCCTCCTGACGCCTGCCCGCGTCAGCCTGTCCCTCCCTGCCTCCGCCCGCCAGGGGGGCGCACGCTCGTTGCTTCACACCCTACGCCGTGCCCGCCCCGGCCCCGGGGGCGGCCGCACCCTCCGGCGCCCTCTCGACCCGCCTGGCCTGGACCTGCGCCAGCACCCAGACCAGGTTCCGCTGCAGGCCCGTGAGCACGCCCACCAGGCGGCCGAGCGGCGCCTGGATGCCGCCCACCACCTGGGCCAGCAGGACCGGGCGCGGCGGGAGGTCGGCCAGGGTCCGCACCTGTTCCGGGGTCACCGCCCGCCCCTCCACGATGCCCCCCTTGGTCTCGAGCTTGCGCATCTGCCGGATGAACTCCTGGATCACCCTGGCGGCCACGACCGGGTCGTCGTAGCCGAAGGCGGCGGCGGTCGGCCCTTCCAGGTAGGGTTCCAGGCCCTCGATGCCGGCCGCCCGGGCCGCCCGCAGGAGGAGCCGGTTCTTCACCACCCGGTACTCCACGCGCGCCTCCCGCAGCCGGGTGCGGAGCTGGTTCATCTCCGGGACGGTGAGCCCGCGGAAGTCGGTGAGGACGACGCCCCGCGCGCGGGCCAGCCGCTCCCGCAGGGCCTCGACCTCCTCGACCTTCTCCGGCCGTACCATCACGCTCTGCTCCCTTCCCGACCCGATCCCCGGGGCCCGCGCGCGCTGCCCACCCTGCCGCTGCCGGCCCGCACCCGGGACCCTCGCGCCCCGCCGGCGGCCCCCCAAAAACGGACAGGCGGCCTGCCCGAGACGGCCGCCTGCGACAGGGCGGGACGCACCCCTGGGCGCGTCCTCAGCATGGTCGGTCGGGCCTCGGCAGGCGGCGGGACACCCCGCCGTTTAAGCAAGACGCACCTGCGGTCTCGGGCCGATCGCTGGCCGGCCCCGCCGGGGTCGGCCGCGGCGGAGTCTACCATGGCCTCCCCGCCGGCGTCAAAGGACCGACCAGGCCGGGCGGACCGGCTCCCTTACGCCGCGATGCTCTGGACCAGCGCTTGGGCCTTCGCCGGGTCGACCTTGATTCCGGGCCCCATCGTCGTCGTCAAGGTGACCGAGCGCAGGTACTGCCCCTTGGCGGCGGCCGGCCGCGCCCGCACCAGGGCGTCGATGAGCGCGGCCAGGTTGCGCAGCAGGTCCGGCTCGCTGAAAGTGGCCTTGCCGATGGGGACGTGCACGATGCCGAACTTGTCCACGCGGAACTCGATCTTGCCCGCCTTGATCTCCCGGACCGCCCGCCCCACGTCCGGCGTGACCGTCCCGGCCTTGGGGTTGGGCATCAGCCCGCGCGGGCCCAGGATCCGGCCGAGCCGCCCCACCACGCCCATGACGTCCGGCGTGGCCACGGCCACGTCGAACTCCGTCCACCCGCCCTGGACCTTCTCCACCAGGTCCTCCAGCCCGACCACGTCCGCCCCGGCCGCCTCCGCCTCCTTCGCCTTCTCCCCCTTGGCGAAGACCGCCACCCGCACGCGCTTCCCCGTCCCCGCCGGCAGCGTCACGGTGCCGCGCACCTGCTGGTCGGCGTGCTTGGGGTCGACCCCGAGCCGGACGTGGGCCTCCACCGTCTCCGGGAACTTCGCCGTGGCGGTCTGCTTGAGGAGGCGGACCGCCTCCTCCGGGTCGTAGAGCCGGGTCCGGTCGATGCGCTGGCTGGCCTCGAGGTACCGCTTGCCGTGCCTGGCCATGGTGGTCCCTCCTGGTGGTCTGCCGGGCGGCCGCGCCGCCCTCCCACGTCGCCCTCCTGGACGGGCCGGCCGGCCCCCGAGGGCCGGCTATCCGGTGATCTCGATCCCCATCGACCGGGCGGTCCCTTCGATCATCTTCATGGCCGCCTCGACGGTGGGGGCGTTGAGGTCCTGCATCTTCTGCTCGGCGATCTCCCGCAGCTGGCGGCGGGTGATCTGCCCGACCGTGGTCTTGTTGGGCTCGCCCGAGCCCTTCTCCACCTTCGCCGCCTGCTTGAGCAGGACCGACGCCGGCGGGGTCTTGGTGACGAAGGAGAAGGTGCGGTCGGCGTAGATGGTGATCTCCACGGGGACGATGGTCCCGGCCTGGCGCGCCGTGCGCTCGTTGTAGGCCTTGACGAACTCCATGATATTCACCCCGTGCTGCCCCAGGGCGGGGCCCACGGGGGGCGCCGGCGTGGCCTTGCCCGCCGGGATCTGCAGCTTCACCACCGCGACGACCTTCTTGGCCATCCGCTCACACCCTCACAGGCCTGGCCGCGGGGCCGGCCGCGCCGGGCCCGGCCCAGGCCCTCAGACCTTCTCCACCTGGCCGAAATCGAGTTCGACGGGGGTCTCGCGCCCGAAGATAGAGACGAGCACCCGCACCTTCTCCTTCTCCATCATGATCTCGTCCACGAGCCCCGTGAAGTCCTGGAAGGGACCCGAGGTGATGCGCACCGCCGACCCCTTCTGGAAGGTGATCCGGTACTTGGGCGTCTCGTCCTTCAGCTGCCGCAGCAGCTGGCGGACCTCCTTGTCCTCCAGCGGGATGGGCCGCGACCCGGAGCCCACGAACCCCGTCACCCCGGGGGTGTTGCGGACGACGTACCAGGAGTCGTCGTCCATGACCATCTGCACGAGGACGTAGCCGGGGAAGATCTTCTTCTCCACCTCGCGCCGCCGGCCACCCTTGATCTCCTTCTCCTTCTCCATGGGCACGAGGACCTGGAAGATCTTCTCCCGCATGTTCATCGACTCGATGCGGCGCTCCAGGTTGGTCTTGACCTTGTTCTCGTACCCGGAGTAGGTGTGGACGACGTACCAGCGCGCCCGCGGGTCGCGCGGGGGTTCCGGCTCCTCCTCGGGCACCTCCTGGGCCGGCTCCTCCGTGACGACTGGCTCGTCCCGGAAGAGGTCCTTCAGTGGGTCGAACGTGCTCATGGGGATCCCTCGCTCACCCTCTGGCCACCGGCCACTCCCGGCCCTGCGGCCCCGCGGCGGTCCGGGGCCACGGCCTCACGGCACCGGGCCGATGACCCAGCGCCGCACCCCCACCGTGAAGAGGTAGTCCCAGAACCCCAGGTAGAGCGCCAGCACCACCAGCACGACGACGACGATGGTCGTGGACCCCACGAGCTCGCGCCGCGAGGGCCAGTCCACCCGGCTCAGCTCGGTGCGCACCTCCCGCAGGTAGCGGAGGACGCGCTCCAGCACGGCCGGGAGGCGCCGGGGCGCCGCCGCCGGGCGCGCCGGCCGGGCCACCACGCGCGCCGCCTTGAGGTTGCCGATCCGGGCCATGAACCCTCCAAAAAAGAAAAAGACCGTCGCGGCCTGTCAAGCGCCTCTCATTATAAGCCGACCGGACCGGGTGTCAAAGGGACCTGTGGCACCGCGTCCCCCGCCCGGGATCGGGCTATCCTTTCTACCTCACGCAGGCAGGACTCCCTCCCTGTTCAACGACCGGGATCCCGAGATGGCCGAGCTGGCCGCAGGGCCCTCTGGTAGCCGGGCCGGCGGGCTGCGCTCGACCCTCAGACCCCCGCCAGGGCGGCGACCTGCTGAACGCGAGGGGACTGGATTGCCGTTCGGCCAGCGCCTCCGCCTCCCGAGAGAGCCGGACGCCCTGATCCCTCTCGCCGTGCGCCGCGGCGGCGGCGGCCTGGAGGTGGAGCGCCGGCAATTGCCAGTGGGTGAGCCCGGTCTGTTCCACCAGGCGGGCGAGCTCCCGTGCCCGCAGCCCTGCCTCCTCCGGCTGTCCCGCGGCCAGGAGGACCCGCCCCGCCGTCTCTGTGAGCAGGAGAGGAATGTCCCACCTGACTTCCGTCCTGGCCAGGTGCTCCTCGGCCTGCGCCAGGTGCTGCCGGCTCTCCACCGGCCGCCCCAGGCCCAGCGTGTGGAGCGCGAGCCCGGCGAGGATCGTCGCCATCCAGCCTGCCTCAACCTGCTGCGCCAGCGCCGCCGCCTCGGTGTCGGCCTGCAGGGCGCTGTGGAAGTCTTCGATTTCCCGGTGGATGACACCCAGCTGGGTCAGGTGGAAGATTTGGAAGCGGCGGGCACCGATCTGGCGGGCCAGGGTCAGCCCCCTGGCGGCCCGGGTGAGCGCCGGTCCGATGTCGCCGAGGATCGTGGAGAGGACGGCGGCGTTCCACAAGGCGATGGCCTCATTCCAGACATCGCCGATCTCCACCAGCGTCTCCAGGCTGCGCTGCAGGTTCACCTGCGCCTCCTCGTACTGGGCCAGTCGCGACTGGGCGAAGGCGATCATGAACCGGTTCTCCCCGGCGAGCGAGCGGTTGCCGACCTCCTCGCTGAGCCGGGCCGACTCTTTCAGCCAGGCGAGCGCGTCGGGAAAGGCACCCTGGAAGAACAGGTTCTCGGCCAGCCCGTGCAGGCTCTCGGCCAGCCCGGCCCGGTCGCCCGTCTGCTCGAGCAGGCGGCGGGCCTCCTCGTGGTGGCGAGTGGCCTCGGCATGCCGGGTGGCGCTGAAGTACGTAAACCCGATGTGGTTGAGGATGCGGCCGGTCAGGGCGGGGTCTCCCACCTCCCGGCTGAGCGCCAGCGCCGGCTCCAGGTGGCCGAGCGCCTCGGTGATGAGGTCCTGGCGCCGGTAGGAGTGGCCGAGGTCGTCGAGCGCCATGGCTTCGGCGCGCCGGTCGCCGGTCCGATGCGCCAGCGCCCTGGCGGCCGTGAAGTCCTCGCGCGCCCGTTCGTACTGGCCCAGCAGCATCCAGACGGCGCCTCGCCCCAGGAGGGCCTGGAGGCGGTCCGGCGGGGGCGGGTCGAGGTCGAGCGCCCGGGTGTAGTGGTCCAGCGCCGTGGCGTTGGCGTAGACGCGCGCCGCCCGCTGCCCGGCCAGGAGCAGGTTCCGGCGAGCCTGCGCCTGAGCGCGGGCGTCGGGAGGCAGGCCGAGTTCCTGGCGCAGGGCCACCACCTGCAGCCAGTGGTGCGCGATGTAGAAGGCCTACTCGGCCTGCCGGTCTCCGACCGTCCGCGCGCTCCACTCGGCCAGCCGGGCGTGCATCGGCCAGCGCTGCGCCTTGGGGATCAGGCCGTAGGCGACGTCGCGGATGAGGATGTGCCGGAAGGTGAACTCCTCCTCGGCCGCCAGCACGGACCGCGGCTTGCGGATCACGAACTCTCTTTGTTCCAGCCCGGCCAGCGCCTGGTCCACGTGGTCGTCGGTCACGATGTGGCGCACGCCTCCCAGCCAGAAGTCCTTCCCCTGGACCGCGGCCACCTGGAGGACCTGCTTCTCCGCGGCGGGCAGCGTGTCCACGCGCGCCGCGATGACG
Coding sequences:
- the rplL gene encoding 50S ribosomal protein L7/L12 — protein: MATQVKLSKDEIVAAIENLTVLELAELVKALEERFGVSAAAPVAVAAGPAPAGAPAAAAPPAEEQTEFDVILASVGEKKIQVIKVVRELTGLGLKEAKDLVDNAPRPVKEKVSRQEAEQIKAKLEAEGAKVEIK
- the rplJ gene encoding 50S ribosomal protein L10, producing the protein MVRPEKVEEVEALRERLARARGVVLTDFRGLTVPEMNQLRTRLREARVEYRVVKNRLLLRAARAAGIEGLEPYLEGPTAAAFGYDDPVVAARVIQEFIRQMRKLETKGGIVEGRAVTPEQVRTLADLPPRPVLLAQVVGGIQAPLGRLVGVLTGLQRNLVWVLAQVQARRVERAPEGAAAPGAGAGTA
- the rplA gene encoding 50S ribosomal protein L1; this encodes MARHGKRYLEASQRIDRTRLYDPEEAVRLLKQTATAKFPETVEAHVRLGVDPKHADQQVRGTVTLPAGTGKRVRVAVFAKGEKAKEAEAAGADVVGLEDLVEKVQGGWTEFDVAVATPDVMGVVGRLGRILGPRGLMPNPKAGTVTPDVGRAVREIKAGKIEFRVDKFGIVHVPIGKATFSEPDLLRNLAALIDALVRARPAAAKGQYLRSVTLTTTMGPGIKVDPAKAQALVQSIAA
- the rplK gene encoding 50S ribosomal protein L11, with protein sequence MAKKVVAVVKLQIPAGKATPAPPVGPALGQHGVNIMEFVKAYNERTARQAGTIVPVEITIYADRTFSFVTKTPPASVLLKQAAKVEKGSGEPNKTTVGQITRRQLREIAEQKMQDLNAPTVEAAMKMIEGTARSMGIEITG
- the nusG gene encoding transcription termination/antitermination protein NusG; translation: MSTFDPLKDLFRDEPVVTEEPAQEVPEEEPEPPRDPRARWYVVHTYSGYENKVKTNLERRIESMNMREKIFQVLVPMEKEKEIKGGRRREVEKKIFPGYVLVQMVMDDDSWYVVRNTPGVTGFVGSGSRPIPLEDKEVRQLLRQLKDETPKYRITFQKGSAVRITSGPFQDFTGLVDEIMMEKEKVRVLVSIFGRETPVELDFGQVEKV
- the secE gene encoding preprotein translocase subunit SecE — encoded protein: MARIGNLKAARVVARPARPAAAPRRLPAVLERVLRYLREVRTELSRVDWPSRRELVGSTTIVVVVLVVLALYLGFWDYLFTVGVRRWVIGPVP
- a CDS encoding tetratricopeptide repeat protein — encoded protein: MALRQELGLPPDARAQAQARRNLLLAGQRAARVYANATALDHYTRALDLDPPPPDRLQALLGRGAVWMLLGQYERAREDFTAARALAHRTGDRRAEAMALDDLGHSYRRQDLITEALGHLEPALALSREVGDPALTGRILNHIGFTYFSATRHAEATRHHEEARRLLEQTGDRAGLAESLHGLAENLFFQGAFPDALAWLKESARLSEEVGNRSLAGENRFMIAFAQSRLAQYEEAQVNLQRSLETLVEIGDVWNEAIALWNAAVLSTILGDIGPALTRAARGLTLARQIGARRFQIFHLTQLGVIHREIEDFHSALQADTEAAALAQQVEAGWMATILAGLALHTLGLGRPVESRQHLAQAEEHLARTEVRWDIPLLLTETAGRVLLAAGQPEEAGLRARELARLVEQTGLTHWQLPALHLQAAAAAAHGERDQGVRLSREAEALAERQSSPLAFSRSPPWRGSEGRAQPAGPATRGPCGQLGHLGIPVVEQGGSPACVR